In a genomic window of Occallatibacter riparius:
- the hypD gene encoding hydrogenase formation protein HypD: protein MKYLDEFRNGEIAQRVAREIHAITTRPWKIMEVCGGQTHSIIKNGIDQMLPVGVEMVHGPGCPVCVTPLELIDKALAIAAQPGVIFCSFGDMLRVPGTDSDLFQVKGRGGDVRVVYSPLDAVELAVKNPDRQVVFFGVGFETTAPANAMSVHLAKRRGLKNFSLLVSHVLVPPAIDAIMSSPGNQVQAFLAAGHVCSVMGYWEYPPLADQFNIPIIVTGFEPLDLLDGIRRAVIQLERGEHHVENAYERIVSYAGNLEAQRLLSEVFETTDRAWRGIGVIPRSGWKLNAAYRDFDAEERFHISGIRTVESPLCHAGDVLRGAIKPGECPAFGKECTPRRPLGATMVSSEGACAAYFNYGRFLSFEQLAGAGR, encoded by the coding sequence ATGAAGTACCTCGACGAGTTCCGCAACGGCGAAATCGCCCAGCGCGTGGCGCGCGAAATTCACGCCATCACCACGCGCCCCTGGAAGATCATGGAAGTCTGCGGCGGCCAGACCCACTCCATTATCAAGAACGGCATCGACCAGATGCTGCCCGTCGGCGTGGAAATGGTCCACGGTCCGGGCTGCCCCGTGTGCGTCACGCCGCTCGAACTGATCGACAAAGCCTTGGCCATCGCCGCGCAGCCCGGCGTCATCTTCTGCAGCTTCGGCGACATGCTGCGCGTTCCCGGCACCGACAGCGATCTGTTCCAGGTCAAAGGCCGCGGCGGCGACGTGCGCGTCGTCTACTCCCCGCTCGACGCCGTCGAACTCGCCGTCAAGAACCCTGACCGGCAAGTCGTATTCTTCGGCGTAGGATTCGAAACCACTGCGCCCGCCAACGCCATGAGCGTGCACCTGGCCAAACGCCGTGGCCTGAAGAACTTCTCGCTGCTCGTTTCGCACGTCCTCGTTCCGCCGGCCATCGACGCCATCATGTCCTCGCCCGGCAACCAGGTGCAGGCGTTCCTGGCCGCCGGACACGTCTGCAGCGTCATGGGCTACTGGGAGTATCCGCCGCTCGCCGATCAGTTCAATATCCCCATCATCGTCACCGGCTTCGAGCCGCTCGACCTGCTCGACGGCATACGCCGCGCCGTCATTCAACTCGAACGCGGCGAGCACCACGTCGAAAACGCCTACGAACGCATCGTCAGCTACGCCGGCAATCTCGAAGCGCAGCGGCTGCTCTCGGAGGTATTCGAGACCACAGATCGCGCCTGGCGCGGCATCGGCGTCATCCCGCGCAGCGGCTGGAAGCTCAACGCCGCCTATCGAGACTTCGACGCCGAGGAGCGCTTCCATATCTCGGGCATCCGCACCGTCGAGTCGCCTCTCTGCCACGCCGGCGACGTTCTCCGTGGAGCCATCAAGCCCGGCGAGTGCCCGGCGTTCGGCAAGGAGTGCACGCCACGGCGCCCACTCGGCGCAACCATGGTCTCCAGCGAAGGCGCCTGCGCCGCCTACTTCAACTACGGCCGGTTCTTGTCGTTTGAACAATTAGCAGGAGCAGGACGATGA
- a CDS encoding HypC/HybG/HupF family hydrogenase formation chaperone, with protein sequence MCLAIPGRVEEITSDGPIRMGRVNFGGVVKKVCLDYVPEIAVGDYAIVHVGFAISKVDEATAEETLATFRAMGVLDEELATEEEAFARAADRPQSNCPDGSCALPDSATSTEPQLLGKKYRQ encoded by the coding sequence ATGTGTCTCGCTATCCCCGGCCGCGTAGAGGAGATCACCAGTGACGGCCCGATCCGCATGGGCCGCGTCAACTTCGGCGGCGTGGTCAAAAAGGTCTGCCTCGACTACGTCCCTGAAATCGCCGTCGGCGACTACGCCATCGTGCACGTAGGCTTCGCCATCTCCAAAGTCGACGAGGCTACCGCAGAGGAGACCCTCGCCACCTTCCGCGCCATGGGCGTCCTCGACGAAGAGCTCGCCACCGAAGAAGAAGCCTTCGCCCGCGCCGCCGATCGCCCGCAATCCAACTGCCCGGACGGAAGCTGCGCCCTCCCCGATTCCGCCACCTCCACCGAGCCGCAGCTTCTCGGAAAGAAGTACCGCCAATGA
- a CDS encoding iron chaperone, whose product MKSVKSTANGTAAVEAYLARVPEPARTTLEKVRATIRAAAPKDAEECISYGMPAFRYKGALVGYAAFKEHCSFFPMSASLLDDFADDVKTYRTAKGTLQFARDKPLPAGLVKNMVKARVVQNQAKAIAKQK is encoded by the coding sequence ATGAAATCCGTCAAGTCCACCGCCAACGGCACAGCCGCCGTCGAAGCCTATCTCGCCCGCGTCCCCGAGCCCGCCCGCACCACGCTGGAGAAGGTCCGCGCCACCATTCGCGCCGCCGCGCCCAAAGACGCCGAAGAGTGCATCAGCTACGGCATGCCCGCCTTCCGCTACAAAGGCGCTCTCGTCGGATACGCCGCCTTCAAAGAGCACTGCAGCTTCTTCCCCATGTCCGCCTCGCTCCTCGACGACTTCGCCGACGACGTAAAGACCTACCGCACCGCCAAAGGCACTCTCCAATTCGCTCGGGACAAGCCCCTGCCCGCCGGCCTCGTGAAGAACATGGTCAAAGCCCGCGTAGTCCAGAACCAGGCCAAAGCCATAGCGAAGCAGAAGTAG
- a CDS encoding suppressor of fused domain protein produces the protein MGLFDRSGKKPEADVSPGGSTIHRYSNEDWKQTQIGFVEKSAEYGKIRDEIYERRFGEATQVWHEVIRLVPHIDVFEYNRPKLGDGVCTLVTSGMSDLPMNTGHKPDVPRRVEIIFYCREPRKEYSDFMRWLAHFPHDLKTWIGAFHTIPNGNPPESLWGTEMDTAFFLPPLVKADQNLSEELVLDGDPVEFLWLTPLTSRECDLKLTQGANAILDLFQQHKHPFVFDPNRKSYV, from the coding sequence ATGGGCCTGTTCGACAGATCCGGCAAAAAGCCGGAAGCAGATGTCTCACCAGGTGGATCGACGATTCACCGCTATTCCAATGAGGATTGGAAGCAAACGCAGATAGGCTTTGTAGAGAAATCTGCCGAGTACGGAAAGATACGCGACGAGATATATGAGCGCCGATTTGGCGAAGCCACGCAGGTCTGGCATGAAGTCATTCGGCTCGTCCCGCACATTGATGTGTTTGAGTACAACCGGCCCAAGTTAGGCGACGGAGTCTGCACGCTGGTGACGTCGGGGATGAGCGATTTGCCCATGAACACCGGGCACAAGCCCGACGTGCCAAGGCGCGTTGAAATCATCTTTTATTGCCGCGAGCCGCGCAAGGAATACTCCGATTTCATGCGCTGGCTGGCCCATTTTCCGCATGACCTGAAAACATGGATCGGCGCATTTCATACCATCCCGAACGGGAATCCGCCGGAATCCCTCTGGGGCACCGAAATGGACACCGCATTCTTCCTGCCGCCCCTCGTGAAAGCCGACCAGAATCTCAGCGAGGAGCTGGTCCTCGACGGCGATCCAGTCGAATTCCTTTGGCTGACCCCTTTGACATCCCGCGAATGCGATCTGAAGCTGACGCAGGGAGCGAATGCGATTCTGGACCTTTTTCAGCAGCACAAACACCCATTCGTCTTCGATCCAAACCGGAAGAGCTACGTCTAG
- the hypB gene encoding hydrogenase nickel incorporation protein HypB, translated as MTTRIVELRQGILKKNDELARQLRARFEAAGVLVLNLVSSPGTGKTEFLQKTLTALRQQGLRAAALVGDLETDNDARRLAASGVPVRQINTHGICHLEAEMVRTHLDTWDQTRPEDLDYLFIENVGNLVCPSSYDLGERIRVALLSVTEGEDKPLKYPTLFNSADAAIITKIDIAEAVGFDREAAIRNIREIRPGIRIFETSAKTGAGMPEWLDYLGKQCTKRLQRS; from the coding sequence ATGACCACCCGCATCGTAGAACTCCGCCAGGGAATCCTGAAGAAGAACGACGAACTCGCCCGCCAGCTCCGCGCCCGCTTTGAGGCCGCCGGCGTCCTCGTCCTCAACCTCGTCTCCAGCCCCGGCACCGGCAAAACCGAGTTCCTGCAGAAGACCCTCACTGCCCTGCGCCAGCAAGGCTTGCGCGCCGCCGCGCTGGTGGGCGATCTCGAGACCGACAACGACGCCCGCCGCCTTGCCGCCAGCGGCGTCCCCGTCCGCCAGATCAACACCCACGGCATCTGCCACCTCGAAGCCGAGATGGTGCGCACTCACCTCGATACGTGGGACCAGACCCGTCCGGAGGACCTCGACTACCTCTTCATCGAGAACGTCGGCAATCTCGTCTGCCCCTCCAGCTACGACCTTGGCGAGCGCATCCGCGTAGCCTTGCTGTCCGTCACCGAGGGCGAGGACAAGCCGCTCAAGTACCCCACGCTGTTCAACTCGGCCGACGCCGCCATCATCACCAAAATCGACATAGCCGAGGCCGTCGGCTTCGATCGCGAAGCCGCCATCCGCAACATCCGCGAAATCCGCCCCGGCATCCGTATCTTCGAAACCTCTGCCAAAACCGGCGCAGGTATGCCAGAATGGCTCGACTACCTGGGCAAGCAGTGCACCAAGCGGCTTCAACGCTCGTGA
- the hypA gene encoding hydrogenase maturation nickel metallochaperone HypA, with the protein MHELSIVTSVVESVTESLANYPGARVLQVRLRVGALSAVIEDSLQFCYGIAIEGTPLAASKLVVNTVPVTVHCQACGRDGALPSLQHFHCPHCDAPATDVRTGRELEIESIEIEDAPEVVAP; encoded by the coding sequence ATGCATGAGCTTTCCATCGTGACCAGCGTGGTCGAGTCGGTCACCGAGTCCCTCGCGAACTATCCCGGCGCCCGCGTGCTCCAGGTCCGCCTCCGCGTCGGAGCCCTCTCCGCCGTCATCGAGGACTCGCTCCAGTTCTGCTACGGCATCGCCATCGAAGGCACCCCCCTGGCCGCCTCCAAGCTCGTGGTCAACACCGTCCCCGTCACCGTCCACTGCCAAGCCTGCGGACGCGACGGCGCGCTCCCAAGCCTCCAGCACTTCCACTGCCCGCACTGCGATGCGCCCGCCACCGACGTCCGCACTGGCCGCGAGTTGGAGATCGAATCCATAGAAATCGAAGACGCCCCGGAGGTTGTCGCCCCATGA